The genomic interval AAGTTTCCTTAGCGTTTGGATTTACAAATGAAAATCCGCGATTATTCAGACCTTCTACCCAATCAATTTGCATTCCTGCCAGGTATAAAGAATGGGCTCGTTCCATTAATACTTTGAACCCTCCAATCTCAAAAACCTGATCTTTTTCTTGTATCGTATCAAAACCTAGTACATAACTAAAACCAGAACAGCCACCCCCTTTAACGCCGACCCTAAGTCCGTGACTATCAGGTATTTGTTGCTCTTCTTTAATTCTTTTAAGTTGTTCGATGGCTCCTATTGATAGGGTTAATGGGAGATCGTTTAATACTGTTGTTTCCATAGAACTTTTTTAATTAAACACAAAGGTAAAGCTTTTGGTTCTTAAAATTAGGGGCAAACTGCCAATCTTATTCTTTGCTACTTTTGAGCTTTAATTCATAGTTTATGGAAGTGTTTTTCGAAATTTTAAAATATACCTTGCCATCTGCAATTGTTTTTTTAACGGTTTATTTACTTTTAAAACAATACTTTGAACAAGAGCGAATAAAACTCATGACAGCCCAACACAAAGAACGCTATCAAAGTAGTTTGCCATTAAAATTACAAGCATATGAAAGATTAGCTCTTTTTTTAGAACGTATTCGGATCCCATACCTTATGATGCGATTTCCAATGTCTGATGGGAGTTCAAGTGATTTATGTAAGACCCTTTTACTTGGGATTCAACAAGAATATGAACACAACATGGTGCAACAAATTTATGTTAGCGAAAAGCTTTGGGAAATTATTGTACTTGCAAAAGATGAAGTCTTACATGAAGTAGACGCGGCAAGTCAACAAGCCAGTATTTCAGATTTGCAACAAACAAAGCATTATTTGGTGACTGTTTCTCATCAAAATACAAGTAGAGTAATTGATACAGCTTTAACTGCAATTAAGCGAGAAATCCAGGTATTGTTGTAATTGAATTTTCAGCATTTCAATTTATAAGCATACGATATTCGAAAAATGATTCATTTTTTTATTTGACTTGTAATTTATGAAAGCTTTGCCTGAATTGAATTATATTGAAGTGATTTGCTAGAATTTTTGGTTTTAAAGAATAAAAATTGCTCAGAATCTGTTAACTTTAGTATTCCCCTGATTAAATTAGGGGGCTCATGTTCTATTAATATTATTCTTGTTTGTCTTTTGATTTAATTTTATGACTAAAACAACACATCGTATCTATATATCGATCTTGGTTTCGATTGTCATTATGAGTTTTATATATTTAAGTTATTTAGGATATTCATATTATTTATTGCCATTGGAAGAACGTTTTTATCATCCAGATCATGCGTGGTTGAAGCCAAGTGGTGCGTTTGGACATGGTTTGGGAATTATCGGTACTTTATTGATCATCATTGGAGTATTTGGGTATATGGCGAGAAAAAAGTATAAAACGCTTGCAAAATTAGGCCGCTTAAAATACTGGCTGGAATTCCATATTTTTCTTTGTAGTTTAGGTCCAGTGATGATATTATTTCATACAGCATTTAAGTTTGGTGGAATAGTATCTGTTAGTTTTTGGAGTATGGTAGCGGTCGTGGCGAGTGGTGTTATAGGCCGTTTTATTTATGTTCAAATACCGCGCAGTATTGAAGGTCGCGAATTAAGTTTAGTTGAAGTTCAAGCCATGAAAACAAATATTGGCGATATTTTAAGGGGGCAATATAAAATGGATGAATCAAATTGTCAGGTTATTTTGGATTCTACAAAGGCACCATCGGATCCAAGAAATGGAAATTTTTTTAGTGGTATTTTCCAAAAATATATGCAAGACCGAAAGGCATTATTTAATATTAAACAGACATTAAAACAAAATGAATTACCGGGTCCGGAATATAAAAATGTTGTAAAGATGATCAGAAATGAAATTTCACTCAACAATAAAATTACCCGACTGCAAACAATGCAAAAGATATTCAGATATTGGCATGTGGCACACTTACCTTTTGCATTGGTTATGTTGATTATTATGATTATACATGTAGCTGTAACACTTGCGTTTGGCTACCGTTGGATTTTTTAAATATGGAAGTACTTTTTGAAAAAATTGCAATTTATACAAGTGTTTTTTTGCTTTGTATTATTATTATTTATTTTTATTTAAGAAAACTTTCGAAGGAATCTAAAGTAGTTGAAACCAAAATTCAATTAGCAAAAAAGGAAGGCACTTTTGAACCGGTATCGCTGCATCCAGTGATTGATTTAAATACCTGTATAAAAAGTGGTGCTTGCATTGAAGCTTGTCCTGAAAAAGATATATTAGGCATTGTAAATGGACGCGCAACACTTGTAAATGCATCCTTATGTGTTGGTCATGGAGCTTGCTTTCATGCATGTCCAGTAGAGGCTATCAGTTTAGTTATAGGGACTGAAAAAAGAGGTGTTGACTTACCTCATGTATCTCAAGATTATGAAACCAATGTGCCTGGTATTTTTATAGCTGGTGAACTTGGTGGTATGGGCTTAATTAAAAATAGTGTGGAACAAGGAAGAGCTGCTGTGCAAAGTATGTTTCAAAAAGGAATAAAACCTCATCAGGCAAATTATGATTTAGTTATTATCGGTGCAGGACCTGCAGGAATTTCGGCTACCTTGATGGCTAAGAAACTTGGACTGAACATATTGACCCTAGAACAAGATACCCTTGGAGGAACTGTTTTTACATTTCCTCGATCTAAAATCGTTATGACCTCTCCAATGGATCTTCCACTTTATGGAAAAGTAAAACTTTTTGATACCAGTAAAACAGAATTATTAAATCTATGGGAAAAGGTGATTTCAGAAAATCAAATTGTTATTACGGAGAATACGAAGGTATCAAGTATAGAAGCTCATGAACATTTATTTACTGTAAAAACTACGGGAGGTTCTGAATTTTTAACAAAGTATGTCTTGCTAGCTATTGGAAGAAGAGGAAGTCCCCGAAAATTGAATGTTCCTGGAGAGGATTCAGAAAAAGTTGCATACCGACTTTTAGAACCAGAGAATATTATTGGTAAGAAAATATTAGTAGTGGGAGGGGGTGATTCAGCAATTGAAGCTGCATTGTCACTAGCAGAACAAAATGAGGTCATGCTTTCATATAGAAGTGAACAATTTAGCCGAATAAAAACCAAGAACAATGAGAAGATTCAGCATGCTATTTTACAAGGGAACATAAATATGCAATTCAATACTCAAATTGAAGAAATCAATAAAGATTCCGTTTTGCTAGTAAATAACCAAACAAAAGTAAAGCAAAATTTTATGAATGATCAGGTTTATATTTTTGCAGGTGGTGAATTACCTACTGAGTTCTTGCAAAAAGCAGGAATTCAGATAACAAAACGATTTGGTTATACCGTTAGAAAACATAAATAAACTGTAAATAATTTTTGTGATTTAATAATCTTAGGGATGTCTAATCTTTAAATTCTAAATTGCATGACTTTCTATTTCATCTCTTTTATTTGCGGGTTCATCCAGAAATATGTGGACTTATCAAAAATTACCGTATCTTTGTAATAACACTATTTCAAGCTTATCTATCCGTCTTAGCAGTTTCAATTATTAGGAATTTTAGTTGATATTTTTCGAATTTATTTTGAGAATATATTTTATAAATATTTTATTGATCACAATATTGGTGAATCCATATAAGATCGGTGCTCAGATTTCTCCAGGGGATCTTTCCAGGCAGCATGCCAAACTGGAGGGTGTATCCAATTGTACAAAATGTCATGAATTAGGAGAAAAGGTTTCAAATGATAAATGTCTTAGTTGTCATACAGAATTGAAACAACGAATAGATAAGAATTTAGGATACCATGTTTCTTTCGAAGTAAAAAATAAAGATTGTTCTAAATGTCATAGCGAACATCATGGTCTTAATTTTAAAATGATTCGATTTGATGAAAAAAGTTTTAAACATGGAATTACAGGATATGAATTAACTGGAGCGCATCTTAAAACAGATTGTAAAAAATGTCATCAGAAGGAAAATATTACAGATGTCGAATTACGTAAAAAAGAATATACCTATCTCGGTTTAAAGCGAGACTGTGCAGCATGTCACAAGGATGTACATCAAAATACACTCCCAAAAGATTGTTCCAAATGTCACACGACAGAATCTTTTGTGCCTGCTTCAAAATTTAATCATAACCAGGCAAAATTTCAGTTGGTTGGTAAACATAAAACAGTTGCTTGTATTGAGTGTCATAAAGTAGAAACAAAAAATAATCAGAAGTATCAATATTTTGCAAATGTAGCTTTTGACCAGTGTGGTCGATGCCACAAGGATCCACATAGCCAGCAATTAGGGATTTCATGTAAAGAATGTCATATAGAAGAAGCCTTTACGATTTTTAAAGGAATGAGCCGATTTAACCATAACAAAACAGCATTTATATTAAAAGGTAAACATAAGCAAACAGACTGTGCAAAGTGTCACAATTTGGAATTGAAACCATTGCAAATTTTTCAAGATCGAAAAGGAATTTTAAGCTCAGATTGCGTAAAATGCCATGAAGATATTCATCAAAATAAGTTTGGTACGGATTGTAAATCATGCCACAATGAAGAGAATTTTCATAATTTAGGAAAGGTTGATAAATTTGATCATAAATTAACCGATTTTGAATTAAAAGGAAAGCATATTCAAGTGGAATGTAAAGCTTGTCATAAAGCAAAACTTACAGATCCATTGCCATTTGATCGTTGTGATAAGTGTCATAAAGATTATCATGAAAAACAATTTGTAAGTACGGTTACAGGTAAAATTCCGGATTGTATTGAATGTCACACGGTAAGTGGCTTTTCAGGGTCAAGCTATTCTATTGAACTTCACAATAAGAGTCGGTTTCCGCTAGATGGTGCACACGAAGCAACACCCTGTTTTGCATGTCATAAGAAAAATGAAAAGTGGTCATTTCGAAATATAGGCGAGCAATGTATAGATTGTCATACTAATATTCACAAAGAAAGTATTGCCATTAAATATTATCCAGATAAAAAGTGTAATCATTGTCATACGACACAATCCTGGAACCAAATGCGTTTTGAGCATAATCAAACAGGCTATATTTTAGAAGGAATGCACGCAAAAACCACCTGTCGTTCTTGTCACAGTACAAATCGTGAAGAACATCCAATCGAGTTTGTTACCAAATCAAAAGATTGTACATCTTGTCATGAAAATAAACATGGTTCACAATTTGAAAAAAATGGAATTACAGATTGTATTTCTTGTCATAACTTTGAAAATTGGAAGGCCAATAGATTTGATCATAATACAACTGCTTTTATTCTAGATGGCAAACATAAAGAGGTAGCGTGCATAAAATGTCATAAAGAAATTAGTCGGGAAGGAAAAGTATTTATTCAATATAAATTTGAAAATTTCGAATGCGTAGTCTGTCATCATTAATCGGTTTGATTTTGTTGCTGGCTACTCCCATCTTTAGCCAGTCACCTCACGGAGATAATCTGAAGGTTAATTGTGCTGTTTGTCACACCCCAAATGGTTGGGAAGTTCAACTTGAGACCGTTCATTATAATCATGATTCAACACGTTTTCCATTAACAGGTCAGCATCAACAATTAGATTGTAGGCAATGTCATAGTTCCTTAATTTTTAATGAAATCAAAAGTGATTGTAATTTTTGTCATCAAGATATGCATCAATTATCTGTCGGACTGGAATGTGCTCGTTGTCATACTACTTCAAGTTGGATCGTTGATGATATTAAAGAAGTCCATTTTGAAAATGGATTTCCTTTAACAGGTGCACATGCAACTGCAGAATGCAAACAATGTCATAAATCTGCAAATTCATTAAAATTTGATCGTCTCGGCTCAGAATGCATTGGTTGCCATTTAACAGATTTTGAAACAGCCGATAATCCAAATCACAAAGGTGCTGGTTTTTCAACAAATTGTATTGAATGTCATAATCCAAACCAAAGAGGTTGGAAATCTACAAGCATTAATCATGATTTTTTTCCATTGAATCAAGGACATGATATTCAGGATTGTCGGAAATGTCATACGGATCCTGTCTATTCAAATACACCGACAGATTGTGCATCTTGTCACAATGCGGATTATAATAAAACCCAAAACCCAAATCATAAAGCAGCAAATATTTCAACTCTTTGTAGTGATTGTCATACTACACAAATAGGATGGGAACCCGCAAAATTTTTAGATCATGATGATGCCTATTTTAAGATTTATTCTGGAAAACATAAAGGTGTTTGGAAAGCATGTATTGAGTGCCATACGAACCCAGCAAACTTTTCAGATTTTTCATGTATTGTGTGCCATAAAAAAATGGAGACCGATAATGATCATAAAAAAGTTAATGGATATTTTTATGATGATCAAGCTTGCTTAGCATGCCATCCAAGTGGAAATAAGGAAGATGTTTTTGATCATAATGCTACTGCATTTCCGTTAACAGGATCGCATATTGATGTCAATTGTATTGAATGTCATAAAAATGGTTTTAAAGGAACACCTACACAATGTTCGGATTGCCATTTATCGGATTTTACCCAAACTTTAAATCCGAATCATACGAAAACAGGATTCTCCAAAGATTGTGCTAGTTGTCATACAACAGTTCCGGACTGGAAACCAGCTACCTTGGCCAATCATTCAGATTATTATCCTTTGAATGGCGCACATGCCAAAATTGTCAACGATTGTGCTAGCTGTCACAAAGGGAATTATAATCAAACACCTAATACTTGTGCGGGATGTCATATCGATGATTACAATCAAACGGTAGATCCTTCCCATAAACAATTGCAGTTTTCAAATGATTGTGCAAGTTGTCATAGTGAAACAGCCTGGATTCCATCAACATTCGATCACGATGCTGTTCATTTTCCAATTTATAGTGGTACCCATAAAGGGGAATGGAATCAATGTACAGATTGTCATGTGAATCTATCAAACTATAAAGAATTTAGTTGTATCGTTTGCCATACGAACCCAAAAACAAATGATGATCATACTTTAGTGAATGGATATTTTTATAGCAACGATGCTTGCTTTGCGTGTCACCCAATGGGAAGAAAAGATGATGCGTTTGATCATAATAGCACTTCATTTCCTTTAACGGGTGCTCATACCAGTGTTCAATGTAAAGAATGCCATGCAGGTGGATTTAAAGGTACATCTACGCAATGCATGGATTGTCATACTAAAGATTATAATTCAAGTATAAATCCACCACATAGCTCCCTGGCCATTCCCAAAGACTGTGCTTTGTGTCATACTACAGCGCCAGAATGGAAACCCGCCGGGATGCCGATTCATGATCAGTATTATCCTTTAACCGGAGCACATGCTACGATTGCAAATGATTGTGCCGTATGTCATAGAGGAGATTATACCCAAACCCCTAAAACATGTGCCGGTTGTCATACACAAGATTATGTTGCCACTTTGAATCCAAATCATACCAAACTTGGAATGTACTCAGATTGTGCAATTTGTCACACGACAAATCCAGATTGGAAACCAGCAGGTATGCCAAATCACAGTGACTTTTATGTTTTAAAAGGAGCTCATGCTGGGATTGCAAATGAATGTGCAACTTGCCATAAAGGGGATTATATAAATACTCCGAATACCTGTGCAGGATGTCACCAAACGGACTATAACAATACAAAAAATCCGCCACACAAAACCTTGCAGTTCTCAACAGATTGTGCGACCTGTCACACTGAAGCTACCTGGTCACCAGCAACATTTGATCATGATGCAGCTCATTTTCCAATCTATAGTGGAACTCATAAAGGAGAATGGAATCAATGTACAGATTGTCATACGAACCCTACCAATTATAAAGAGTTTAGTTGTACTGTTTGTCATACAAATCCAAAAGCGGATGAAGATCACAAAGGAGTTCCGGGTTATACATTTCAAAGTACAGCGTGTTTAGTTTGTCATCCAACAGGAGAAGCAAATTCAGGATTTGATCATAATACTACGCAATTTCCATTGACAGGTGCCCACACAACAGTAGCTTGTAAAGAATGTCACAGCAATGGATATAAAGGAACCACGATGGTTTGTAATGATTGTCATAAAATACAATTCCAACAAGCTAAAAATCCAAATCATCAAAGTTTAGGATTTCCAACAGAATGTGCAAGCTGCCATACAACAGCTCCTGGGTGGAAACCCGCAACGTTTGGAATCCATGATACTTATTATCCTTTAACAGGAGCTCATCAATTAATTGCAAATGATTGTGC from Saprospiraceae bacterium carries:
- a CDS encoding iron-sulfur cluster assembly accessory protein; translated protein: METTVLNDLPLTLSIGAIEQLKRIKEEQQIPDSHGLRVGVKGGGCSGFSYVLGFDTIQEKDQVFEIGGFKVLMERAHSLYLAGMQIDWVEGLNNRGFSFVNPNAKETCGCGQSFSA
- a CDS encoding NAD(P)-binding domain-containing protein, whose protein sequence is MEVLFEKIAIYTSVFLLCIIIIYFYLRKLSKESKVVETKIQLAKKEGTFEPVSLHPVIDLNTCIKSGACIEACPEKDILGIVNGRATLVNASLCVGHGACFHACPVEAISLVIGTEKRGVDLPHVSQDYETNVPGIFIAGELGGMGLIKNSVEQGRAAVQSMFQKGIKPHQANYDLVIIGAGPAGISATLMAKKLGLNILTLEQDTLGGTVFTFPRSKIVMTSPMDLPLYGKVKLFDTSKTELLNLWEKVISENQIVITENTKVSSIEAHEHLFTVKTTGGSEFLTKYVLLAIGRRGSPRKLNVPGEDSEKVAYRLLEPENIIGKKILVVGGGDSAIEAALSLAEQNEVMLSYRSEQFSRIKTKNNEKIQHAILQGNINMQFNTQIEEINKDSVLLVNNQTKVKQNFMNDQVYIFAGGELPTEFLQKAGIQITKRFGYTVRKHK
- a CDS encoding cytochrome c family protein, whose protein sequence is MNPYKIGAQISPGDLSRQHAKLEGVSNCTKCHELGEKVSNDKCLSCHTELKQRIDKNLGYHVSFEVKNKDCSKCHSEHHGLNFKMIRFDEKSFKHGITGYELTGAHLKTDCKKCHQKENITDVELRKKEYTYLGLKRDCAACHKDVHQNTLPKDCSKCHTTESFVPASKFNHNQAKFQLVGKHKTVACIECHKVETKNNQKYQYFANVAFDQCGRCHKDPHSQQLGISCKECHIEEAFTIFKGMSRFNHNKTAFILKGKHKQTDCAKCHNLELKPLQIFQDRKGILSSDCVKCHEDIHQNKFGTDCKSCHNEENFHNLGKVDKFDHKLTDFELKGKHIQVECKACHKAKLTDPLPFDRCDKCHKDYHEKQFVSTVTGKIPDCIECHTVSGFSGSSYSIELHNKSRFPLDGAHEATPCFACHKKNEKWSFRNIGEQCIDCHTNIHKESIAIKYYPDKKCNHCHTTQSWNQMRFEHNQTGYILEGMHAKTTCRSCHSTNREEHPIEFVTKSKDCTSCHENKHGSQFEKNGITDCISCHNFENWKANRFDHNTTAFILDGKHKEVACIKCHKEISREGKVFIQYKFENFECVVCHH